The Benincasa hispida cultivar B227 chromosome 11, ASM972705v1, whole genome shotgun sequence genome has a segment encoding these proteins:
- the LOC120090996 gene encoding uncharacterized protein LOC120090996 isoform X1, translating into MSSGSMRRVSRQDIQLVQNLIERCLQLYMNQKEVVDTLLNQAKIEPSFTELVWQKLEEENREFFREYYLRLMVKRQIVEFNRLLEQQVRMMQIQETGVTPLPTANGSLVQQMHPNPTYSVSSLKQNNVQHPFGNSMPNNAFLNGAMSLHSRMHPTVDMSAHASRIEAPQSILPTQSSNIGLNGRTIKSETGYSSNSSYMYGGVDGNVVEARQTIGDVSVAPFSGMESSAQPMNEPLLEPDTSSFGFLGQIPRNFSLSDLTADFSQSSDILESYARSPFLATEAENFMDIREREHQEDNKRSLDTISEGLSYEDFGSDS; encoded by the exons ATGTCGAGTGGATCGATGAGAAGAGTCTCACGCCAAGATATTCAGTTG GTGCAAAATCTGATTGAACGATGCCTTCAGCTATACATGAACCAAAAGGAAGTTGTGGATACACTGCTGAATCAAGCAAAAATCGAGCCGAGTTTTACAGAACTTG TTTGGCaaaaacttgaagaagagaatcGTGAATTCTTCAGGGAGTATTATCTGAGATTAATGGTGAAGCGCCAGATAGTTGAATTCAACAGGTTGCTTGAGCAACAAGTTCGGATGATGCAAATACAGGAAACTGGAGTTACTCCATTGCCTACTGCCAATGGATCACTCGTCCAACAAA TGCACCCGAATCCAACATATTCAGTATCTTCACTTAAGCAGAATAATGTGCAGCATCCTTTTGGTAACAGCATGCCAAACAATGCATTTCTCAATGGTGCCATGTCCTTGCATTCGAGAATGCATCCGACAGTTGACATGTCTGCACATGCAAGTAGGATCGAAGCACCACAGTCTATACTACCAACCCAAAGCTCAAACATAGGGTTGAATGGTAGGACAATAAAATCTGAAACTGGATATTCAAGCAATTCCTCTTATATGTATGGGGGTGTCGATGGCAATGTAGTGGAAGCACGCCAAACAATAGGGGATGTATCGGTGGCTCCTTTCTCTGGCATGGAGTCCAGTGCTCAACCCATGAATGAACCACTCCTGGAACCTGACACTTCCTCATTTGGATTTCTTGGTCAGATTCCTCGGAATTTCAGCCTATCAGATCTAACAGCAGACTTTTCGCAGAGTTCAG ATATACTGGAGAGCTATGCTAGATCTCCTTTTCTCGCTACAGAAGCTGAGAACTTCATGGATATTCGCGAAAGAGAACATCAAG AAGACAATAAAAGGTCGTTGGATACCATATCAGAAGGCTTGAGTTATGAGGACTTCGGAAGTGACTCATGA
- the LOC120090996 gene encoding uncharacterized protein LOC120090996 isoform X2 yields the protein MSSGSMRRVSRQDIQLVQNLIERCLQLYMNQKEVVDTLLNQAKIEPSFTELVWQKLEEENREFFREYYLRLMVKRQIVEFNRLLEQQVRMMQIQETGVTPLPTANGSLVQQMHPNPTYSVSSLKQNNVQHPFGNSMPNNAFLNGAMSLHSRMHPTVDMSAHASRIEAPQSILPTQSSNIGLNGRTIKSETGYSSNSSYMYGGVDGNVVEARQTIGDVSVAPFSGMESSAQPMNEPLLEPDTSSFGFLGQIPRNFSLSDLTADFSQSSDILESYARSPFLATEAENFMDIREREHQDNKRSLDTISEGLSYEDFGSDS from the exons ATGTCGAGTGGATCGATGAGAAGAGTCTCACGCCAAGATATTCAGTTG GTGCAAAATCTGATTGAACGATGCCTTCAGCTATACATGAACCAAAAGGAAGTTGTGGATACACTGCTGAATCAAGCAAAAATCGAGCCGAGTTTTACAGAACTTG TTTGGCaaaaacttgaagaagagaatcGTGAATTCTTCAGGGAGTATTATCTGAGATTAATGGTGAAGCGCCAGATAGTTGAATTCAACAGGTTGCTTGAGCAACAAGTTCGGATGATGCAAATACAGGAAACTGGAGTTACTCCATTGCCTACTGCCAATGGATCACTCGTCCAACAAA TGCACCCGAATCCAACATATTCAGTATCTTCACTTAAGCAGAATAATGTGCAGCATCCTTTTGGTAACAGCATGCCAAACAATGCATTTCTCAATGGTGCCATGTCCTTGCATTCGAGAATGCATCCGACAGTTGACATGTCTGCACATGCAAGTAGGATCGAAGCACCACAGTCTATACTACCAACCCAAAGCTCAAACATAGGGTTGAATGGTAGGACAATAAAATCTGAAACTGGATATTCAAGCAATTCCTCTTATATGTATGGGGGTGTCGATGGCAATGTAGTGGAAGCACGCCAAACAATAGGGGATGTATCGGTGGCTCCTTTCTCTGGCATGGAGTCCAGTGCTCAACCCATGAATGAACCACTCCTGGAACCTGACACTTCCTCATTTGGATTTCTTGGTCAGATTCCTCGGAATTTCAGCCTATCAGATCTAACAGCAGACTTTTCGCAGAGTTCAG ATATACTGGAGAGCTATGCTAGATCTCCTTTTCTCGCTACAGAAGCTGAGAACTTCATGGATATTCGCGAAAGAGAACATCAAG ACAATAAAAGGTCGTTGGATACCATATCAGAAGGCTTGAGTTATGAGGACTTCGGAAGTGACTCATGA
- the LOC120090996 gene encoding uncharacterized protein LOC120090996 isoform X3 codes for MPSAIHEPKGSCGYTAESSKNRAEFYRTWEYYLRLMVKRQIVEFNRLLEQQVRMMQIQETGVTPLPTANGSLVQQMHPNPTYSVSSLKQNNVQHPFGNSMPNNAFLNGAMSLHSRMHPTVDMSAHASRIEAPQSILPTQSSNIGLNGRTIKSETGYSSNSSYMYGGVDGNVVEARQTIGDVSVAPFSGMESSAQPMNEPLLEPDTSSFGFLGQIPRNFSLSDLTADFSQSSDILESYARSPFLATEAENFMDIREREHQEDNKRSLDTISEGLSYEDFGSDS; via the exons ATGCCTTCAGCTATACATGAACCAAAAGGAAGTTGTGGATACACTGCTGAATCAAGCAAAAATCGAGCCGAGTTTTACAGAACTTG GGAGTATTATCTGAGATTAATGGTGAAGCGCCAGATAGTTGAATTCAACAGGTTGCTTGAGCAACAAGTTCGGATGATGCAAATACAGGAAACTGGAGTTACTCCATTGCCTACTGCCAATGGATCACTCGTCCAACAAA TGCACCCGAATCCAACATATTCAGTATCTTCACTTAAGCAGAATAATGTGCAGCATCCTTTTGGTAACAGCATGCCAAACAATGCATTTCTCAATGGTGCCATGTCCTTGCATTCGAGAATGCATCCGACAGTTGACATGTCTGCACATGCAAGTAGGATCGAAGCACCACAGTCTATACTACCAACCCAAAGCTCAAACATAGGGTTGAATGGTAGGACAATAAAATCTGAAACTGGATATTCAAGCAATTCCTCTTATATGTATGGGGGTGTCGATGGCAATGTAGTGGAAGCACGCCAAACAATAGGGGATGTATCGGTGGCTCCTTTCTCTGGCATGGAGTCCAGTGCTCAACCCATGAATGAACCACTCCTGGAACCTGACACTTCCTCATTTGGATTTCTTGGTCAGATTCCTCGGAATTTCAGCCTATCAGATCTAACAGCAGACTTTTCGCAGAGTTCAG ATATACTGGAGAGCTATGCTAGATCTCCTTTTCTCGCTACAGAAGCTGAGAACTTCATGGATATTCGCGAAAGAGAACATCAAG AAGACAATAAAAGGTCGTTGGATACCATATCAGAAGGCTTGAGTTATGAGGACTTCGGAAGTGACTCATGA